Proteins from one Primulina huaijiensis isolate GDHJ02 chromosome 18, ASM1229523v2, whole genome shotgun sequence genomic window:
- the LOC140964738 gene encoding ras-related protein RABA5a-like has product MAFYNEEEQTEDYLFKIVLIGDSAVGKSNLLARFARDEFYSNSKSTIGVEFQTQKMIINGKEVKAQIWDTAGQERFRAVTSAYYRGAVGALLVYDISRRQTFESIGKWLNELHTHSDMNVVTILVGNKSDLKDAREVKTAEGKSLAETQGLFFIETSALDSSNVSSAFQMVVKEIYNILSRKVIQSQELKHKETGRIGNGKTLVIRADGDRETDGQNKKSWCCSS; this is encoded by the exons ATGGCCTTTTATAATGAGGAAGAACAGACTGAGGATTACCTTTTCAAGATTGTTTTGATTGGTGATTCAGCTGTTGGGAAATCAAACTTGCTTGCTAGATTTGCCAGGGATGAGTTTTACTCTAATTCAAAATCTACCATTGGAGTGGAATTTCAGACTCAGAAGATGATAATCAATGGGAAAGAAGTTAAAGCACAGATTTGGGACACGGCTGGTCAGGAGCGATTTAGGGCCGTTACATCTGCCTATTATAGAGGGGCAGTCGGAGCGCTTCTGGTCTATGACATTAGCAGACGCCAGACCTTCGAAAGCATTGGCAAATGGCTTAATGAACTTCATA CCCATTCGGACATGAACGTGGTGACTATATTAGTGGGCAATAAATCTGATCTTAAAGATGCCCGGGAGGTGAAAACTGCTGAAGGCAAGTCCTTGGCTGAGACGCAGGGTCTGTTCTTCATAGAAACTTCAGCTCTAGACTCCTCCAATGTATCTTCTGCCTTTCAGATGGTTGTAAAAGAGATCTATAACATTTTAAGTAGGAAAGTAATTCAATCTCAAGAACTCAAACATAAAGAAACTGGCCGGATAGGAAATGGGAAAACATTAGTCATACGGGCAGATGGGGATCGAGAAACAGATGGACAAAATAAAAAGAGTTGGTGTTGTTCATCATGA